TTGCCCTCTCCATTAACCCCGATCTGCCTGGACTAAAAGATGATCAACCGCCTGGTCGTAGTCTTCGAATCGTTAGAAAAACATAACGTTCGTTACCTTGTTATTGGGGGAATTGCCGCAGTATTGTACGGTGTCCCTCGGGCTACCTTCGATCTTGACATCCTTATCGATCCCACTGAGAAAAACGTTTCCAACCTGCTTGCGGCATTACTGGATGCCGGATTAGCAACAGCTGGAGATATCTCCGTAAACGAGCTTCTGGAACACGAGATAACCGTGTTTTCCGACAGGGTCAGGATCGACGTTCAGACCCGTACGCCCGGCATTGAGTTCGCGGATTCCTGGGGGCGCCGTAATACTCTCGCTTACCAGGGGCAGTCGTTCGAAGTCGTGTCCAGGGAAGACCTTGTCCTTGCCAAAAAGGCCGCCGGGCGTGAGGTGGATCTTGAGGATGTCAGGATTCTGGAATTACCGGACGAGGAGTAGTATCCTCATCCAGGACTTCCCCTTCGCTAATTACGGACTGGCGTCCCAGCTTCCGACTTCGCTCTTCGAGCTACGACGGACAAGTCGGGGGACAGGCTTCCGCCTACGCTTGCAGCTACGGCGTGACAAGCCCGTCTTCGCTGAAGCTACGCCGTGGCAAGCAGGACTTCTCACCATATCCAGGTTCGAGTCCGCGTCAGAATCAGATACAAAAAAAGAGCCCACCCGACTGGGAAGGCTCTTTTTTTGTATTGGCACGCCCGACAGGACTCGAACCTGTGGCCTGCGGATTAGAAGTCCGCTGCTCTATCCAGCTGAGCTACGGGCGCAAGCGACGGTGCAACCGTCGTAGAGCTATGTGCCAGGTACTAGGTGCTATGGGTAATCGCGTTTTTCCATAGTTCATAGCCCATAGTACATAGTCCACCATTTTTTCGTCCACCAAGCAGGGTCGAATAGTGGACGAAAAAATGGTCGGGGCGAGAGGATTTGAACCTCCGACCCCCTGCTCCCAAAGCAGGTGCGCTACCAGACTGCGCCACGCCCCGAGGCGAAGTACCTTACATAAACATTACCCAAAATCCAAGGAGCAATATCCATACAGTACGGTGAATCGTGAAGGGTGAAACGTGAAACGTAAGGTGTGAAGTGTAAAGAAGCAATAACCCCGATCCGGACCGTTCACTGTTCACTGCTCTTGCGCAGCTTCCTCTCGATCTCCTCCCACATCTTCGCCAGGGCCTCGAGGGCCCGGAACCGGTGGCTTACACGGTTCTTCTCCTCGACGGTCATCTCGGCAAAGGTCCTGTCGGCGGGGATGTAGAAGAACACCGGGTCGTAGCCGAAACCCTTGAGCCCCCTCTTCTGGAAGGTGATGAGGCCGTCCACACGCCCTCCCGCCTCCCAGGTCCGCCCGTCGGGGGCGGCCAGGACCATGACGCAGGCGAAGTGGGCCATGCGCCCGGATTCCGGCACGTGGGCCATGCGCTCCAATAACAGGGCCATGTTGGCCTCGCTGTCACCGTCCTGGCCGGCATAACGGGAGGAGTGGACCCCGGGTTGCCCTCCCAGTGCCTTTACCACCAGGCCCGAATCGTCGGCCAGGGCCGGCATCCCGGCCCAGGCAGCGACAGCCCTGGCCTTTAATGCGGCGTTGCCGGCAAAGGTGCCGGCATCTTCCACCACCAATGGCGGGGCGCCCGGGATATCGGCGAGGGACAGCACCTCGACCGAGTGTTTATCGAGGATAGCTTTGATTTCGGTAACTTTACCGCGATTGTTGGTGGCGAGGACGATTTTCATGGCATTGGTGGTTCGGATTTTTCTGTAAACCGTAAACCGTTAACTGTAAACAAAAGAAATTCCCGGTGAGTTCATTAACGCAACTCACCTAGAATTTCTTTTTGCCACTTCACGATCTCCCTGATCCCCTTGCTTCCCTCGGCGATGAGCCTGATCAGGTCGTCCTGGGTGAAGGTGGTTCCTTCCCCCCCCGCCTGGGCCTCCACCAGCCTCCCGCTGCCCGTCATGACCAGGGTCATGTCCACGTCCGCCTGTGAATCCTCGATGTAGCAGAGATCGAGGAGGGTCTGGCGGTCCACGATACCGATGCTCACCGCGGCGAGATGATCCTCCACGGGGATCTTCCGGAGCCGTTTTTGCTCCTTCATTTTCCTCAGAGCGTCCATCATGGCGATGAAGGCGCCGTTGATCGCCGTCGTCCTGGTGCCCCCGTCGGCCTGGATAACGTCGCAGTCCACGTAGTAGGTCCGCTCGCCCAGGGCGGTGGTGTCGATGACAGCCCTCATGGCCCTTCCGATGAGCCTCTGGATCTCGTAGGTCCGTCCGGTGGTCTTGATCACAGTCTCACGGTTGAGGCGGTTCTGGGTCGAGCGGGGGAGCATGCCGTACTCGGCGGTGATCCATCCATGTCCCGTTCCCCTCAGCCACGGCGGCACCCTTTCCTCCACCGAAACGCTGCAGACCACCCGTGTATTGCCAGCCTCCACGAGGACACTTCCCTCGGCGTGCATCAGGTAGGGCCTGGTGATCTTGATGGGGCGGCTCTGGTCCGGTCTGCGTCCGTCGGGCCTGATCAGATCGCCGAGCTTGAAAGTCAGGTCCTTGTCGTTCTTGTTACCCATTATGTGGCTCTCCGTGTAAATTCCAGAATCCATTTTCCTCTTCGACAAGCTCAGGGCCATGAGCAAGGTCGAAGGGCAGATTCCAAAGGTCATCGATCGGGCGAGGTTTTTCTCCCCCTCGCCCCCTCTCCGTTTCTCCCCCTCGTCACGCCTCTGGCGTGACCTTTCTTTTGTCATTCAGACAAAAGAAAGTGACTGACGGCTAAAGCCGTCAGTCCTCTTCCCCCTCCACAATAGTCACCTGGGTGACGCCGGTGATCTCACGCTCCAGGAACAGGCGCCCCACATCGGCGAACCTGCCTGGTGAATCGGTCACCTCGAACAGGTCCTGCCCCGGGGCGCTGTCGTCCGTGAACCCCTTTTCCTCAAGGTGGCTCTTGACCGCTTGTGCCGTTTCCTGGCCCGAATCGATGAGGGTGATCCCGTTACCCATGACCATGGAGATGACCCGCTTCAGCATGGGATAGTGGGTGCATCCCAGAACAAGGGTGTCAACATCGGCGTCGAGGTGCGGCTCCAGGTACCGGATGGCCACATCCTGGGTGATCGGATCGGTAAACCACCCTTCCTCGACCAGGGGTACGAACAGGGGGCACGGGGTGGCGATCACGCTCACTGCGGGGTCGAGGTCGGCGATGGCTTTCTGGTAGGCGCCGCTGGAGATGGTGCCCCGGGTCCCGAGGACCCCGACCACGCGGCTTCGCGTGGCGTCAACGGCGGCTTTTGCTCCGGGTACCACGACCCCGAAGCAGGGAATTTCAAGAGTGTCCTTGAGGACGTCCATGGCGTATGCCGAGGCGGTATTGCACGCCACGATGACCGCGTCGACCTCCTGGCCTGCCAGGTACCTGGCGATCTGAAGGCTGTATTGAGTCACCGTCCTGGCTGATTTGGTCCCGTAAGGAACCCTGGCCGTGTCTCCGAAATACCGGATATCGGCTCCGGGAAGCGCCCTCCGAACCTCCCGGTACACGGTGAGGCCGCCTATACCGCTGTCGAAGATGCCGAGCTTTATCACGGGTAAGCCTCCAAGACACGGGGACACGGGGACACGGGGACACGGGGTAGAGCCAATATTACGACACTGGGATACTGGGACACGGGGACGCGGGGTGGAGTCATTTGCGAAATTCCTGTACACAGAGATACGAAGGCATGGTCCAGGATTGCATGATAAATAATTTGCAGCACTTACAAAGCGTTGCGTATGTATTGGGTAAGATTGTCAGGTTCTTTCTCCGTGTCTCCGCGGCACCGCGTCTCCCCTTCATGATTCGTCCGCCGGACGAATTATTCCCACTCCCCCGACAGCAGCTGCACCCTGCCGGGGAGAGGGCCGCTGATGTCCACGTGGCCGGCGAGGGTTTCCCTCTCCCTTCCGTCAACGATGATCTGCACCTGATCGACCTCAGTGAAGTTCTCGGTGATCGTGTTGACGATGGAGTAAACGGTGAGGACCTCGGTCCAGGCGCCTCCGGGGTGCTCGTCCACGATGCTGGCTCCCAGGTCCACCCACACGGTGGCATCCTGAAAGTACACGGCCTTGACCTGTGTGGTTTCCGGCAGGGTTCGGACACGGTCCTCACCGACGGGCCCCTTCACCAGTTCCTCGATCACGGCCCGCAACAACCCCTGCCGGCCCGTTCCGGCAACCTCCCGGCGCTCCAGCGCCAGTCTCCTGCCGGAACTGTCGGCGAAATACAGGTCCACCTCCCGGGTCATGGAAGTGTCGGAAGAAGGCTCCTCGGACCCGGACAGGCTGATCTCCCCTGCCCCTCCCCCTCCCTGTACGGAAAGACGGAGGTAAGCGTAGAGGCCACCGATCACCACCACGAGAAGCGCAGCGACGATAAAGCCCTTTCTCATTTCCCTGTCCTCTTGATCTCACCGCGCAGAAGGCCCCGGTGGTAGCTTTCCACGGCGCGGTAAAGAGCACGGGCGATCTGCTCCTGGTGCGAGTCCCGGTTGAGCCTGACCTCCTGTTCGGGGTTGGATATGTAGCCGATCTCCACGAGGGAAGCAGGCATCCGGGCACCCATGAGCACGGCCAGGGGAGCTTTCCGCACCCCTCTATCCTTGCCCTTGAGGTTGCTCACTAGGCTTTTTTGAACCATGGAGGCAAGGACGCTGCTCTCCTGGAGGTAAGCGGTCTGGGCCAGATCCCAGAGGATCGCTTCGAGCAGCGCCTTGTCGTTCTCATCCCCCTTGATTCCAAGGGCCTTGTTCTCCATCTCCGCGTATTTCCTGGCGTCCCGGTCCGTGGAGTTGAGGTTCAGGTAGTACGTCTCGAAGCCGTCGATGTCCCTTCGAAAGGTGGCGTTGGCGTGAATGCTCAGGAACAGGTTGGCCCCGTTGTTGTTGGCGATGGCCGTGCGCTCCTTGAGCCCAACGTAATAGTCGGCAGTACGGGTCAACACCACCTTGATCCCCAGGCCCTCCTCTATCAGGTTCTTCAGCTTTTCGGCCACGCTGAGAACCAGTTCCTTTTCCAGCGTACCGGTGCTGCCCTGGGCGCCGATGCTCCTGCCGCCATGCCCCGGGTCCAGGACAACCACCGAAAGGCCTCTGGGTTCCTGCAGGGCTGCCTCCTCCGGGATGTACTGGTCCCTCCGGATAAAAGACGCGACGCGTTCCAGGCTGCCGGGCGGCCTTCCCTCGAACCTGCCCGATCCCTTTTCCCCCAACTCCAGGGTGGAGCCTGTCGCGTTGAGAGACACCGATCTCCCGGTGAGCGCCGGCAGGGCCCGTGTCAGGAAATCCGTCGGCAGTGCCAGACGACCGTTGACGGAATGCAGGGGACCGGACATGACAGCGAAAAGACCACGGGAGAGGATGAGTGGTGAGTCGATGAGCAGCCTGCACGAGCCGTTCTCCCCGACAAGGTCGAGCCGGTCACCGATGATCTCCATGCTGGATCTCAGGTCGAAGGTTTCCAGCAGGGAAGCAAGGTCGACCATGCCGGAGCGAAGGAGCAGGGATGCGCCCTTGTTTACGCTTCCGGCGTACCGGACGGTGATGGCGGAAGCGGTGTCAGCCCGGGCGGCGTCCCGAAAAAGAAGGCAGCCGGCAACCACGGTAAGAACCAGAATGGCAAGAATTTTTCCCGTTAAAGGGTTGGTCTTGAATCTCATCTTTTTTTCAACCTGGCAGGGATTTTTAACCGCATAGCGGTTAAAAATCCCTTGGCAGCAGCCCCGGGACATCGGACTGCGGTACGTAGCCGGGAGTGTAGGTCCTGCCGCCGTACTGTCCTCCGGCGCGGCCGGGGGTCCTCGCGTACTCCCGTGGGGCTGTCCCGATCTTGAAAGCTTCGTAGAGGAACCTGTCAGCGCCTGAGCCGGCGAGAAGGCCCGAGTCGGGATCCACCTTCACCATCTCGATACCGGGCGGCGGGGGCGGGAAGGGCAGGACAGGCTGTCCTTCCATGGCCCGGGTCATGAAATCGACCCAGATGGGAGCGGCGGCTCTGGACCCTGTCTCGTTCTTGCCGAGGGTGGCTTCCTCGTCGAAACCGACCCAGGTCCCAGCCACGATCTTCGGGGTGAACCCGATGAACCAGGCGTCGATCATGTCGTTGCTCGTTCCTGTCTTTCCGCCCGAGGGGTGACCCAGTGCCCGGGCCCGCCAGCCGGTACCTGACTGGACGACCCCCCTGAGAAGGTTCTGCATGACGAAGGCGGTATCCTCGGAGAGGGACCGGATCATCTCGGCTCCCCCCTGCTCGAGGAGGTTGCCGTCCCTGTCCTGCACCTTCATGATGAACCAGGGTGAAGCTCGAAGGCCCAGATTGGCAAAGACGGTGTAAGCGGTGGTCAGGCCCAGGGGGGTCAGTCCCATGGAGCCCAGGGAGATGGAGAGGTCCTCAGGGAGTTCCTGCTGAAAACCGAACCGCTTGGCGTACTGGATCACCGTCTGGATCCCCAGCTTTTGAACCAGCTTTATGGTGATGACGTTTCTCGATTTGACGAGACCTGTCCTCAGTGTTGTGGGCCCGTAGAACATCTCGGAGTAGTTGGCAGGCTTCCACTTGAGTTCCTGGGAGGGATCATCGTAGATGATGGGGGAGTCGACGATGATGGAGGAAGGGGTGAACCCGTTGTCCATGGCAGCGCTGTATACGATGGGCTTGAAGGCGGAACCGGGCTGCCGAAT
The sequence above is a segment of the bacterium genome. Coding sequences within it:
- a CDS encoding nucleotidyltransferase, whose translation is MINRLVVVFESLEKHNVRYLVIGGIAAVLYGVPRATFDLDILIDPTEKNVSNLLAALLDAGLATAGDISVNELLEHEITVFSDRVRIDVQTRTPGIEFADSWGRRNTLAYQGQSFEVVSREDLVLAKKAAGREVDLEDVRILELPDEE
- a CDS encoding XTP/dITP diphosphatase, which gives rise to MKIVLATNNRGKVTEIKAILDKHSVEVLSLADIPGAPPLVVEDAGTFAGNAALKARAVAAWAGMPALADDSGLVVKALGGQPGVHSSRYAGQDGDSEANMALLLERMAHVPESGRMAHFACVMVLAAPDGRTWEAGGRVDGLITFQKRGLKGFGYDPVFFYIPADRTFAEMTVEEKNRVSHRFRALEALAKMWEEIERKLRKSSEQ
- the rph gene encoding ribonuclease PH, translating into MGNKNDKDLTFKLGDLIRPDGRRPDQSRPIKITRPYLMHAEGSVLVEAGNTRVVCSVSVEERVPPWLRGTGHGWITAEYGMLPRSTQNRLNRETVIKTTGRTYEIQRLIGRAMRAVIDTTALGERTYYVDCDVIQADGGTRTTAINGAFIAMMDALRKMKEQKRLRKIPVEDHLAAVSIGIVDRQTLLDLCYIEDSQADVDMTLVMTGSGRLVEAQAGGEGTTFTQDDLIRLIAEGSKGIREIVKWQKEILGELR
- the murI gene encoding glutamate racemase, encoding MIKLGIFDSGIGGLTVYREVRRALPGADIRYFGDTARVPYGTKSARTVTQYSLQIARYLAGQEVDAVIVACNTASAYAMDVLKDTLEIPCFGVVVPGAKAAVDATRSRVVGVLGTRGTISSGAYQKAIADLDPAVSVIATPCPLFVPLVEEGWFTDPITQDVAIRYLEPHLDADVDTLVLGCTHYPMLKRVISMVMGNGITLIDSGQETAQAVKSHLEEKGFTDDSAPGQDLFEVTDSPGRFADVGRLFLEREITGVTQVTIVEGEED
- a CDS encoding GerMN domain-containing protein, whose translation is MRKGFIVAALLVVVIGGLYAYLRLSVQGGGGAGEISLSGSEEPSSDTSMTREVDLYFADSSGRRLALERREVAGTGRQGLLRAVIEELVKGPVGEDRVRTLPETTQVKAVYFQDATVWVDLGASIVDEHPGGAWTEVLTVYSIVNTITENFTEVDQVQIIVDGRERETLAGHVDISGPLPGRVQLLSGEWE
- a CDS encoding N-acetylmuramoyl-L-alanine amidase, with translation MRFKTNPLTGKILAILVLTVVAGCLLFRDAARADTASAITVRYAGSVNKGASLLLRSGMVDLASLLETFDLRSSMEIIGDRLDLVGENGSCRLLIDSPLILSRGLFAVMSGPLHSVNGRLALPTDFLTRALPALTGRSVSLNATGSTLELGEKGSGRFEGRPPGSLERVASFIRRDQYIPEEAALQEPRGLSVVVLDPGHGGRSIGAQGSTGTLEKELVLSVAEKLKNLIEEGLGIKVVLTRTADYYVGLKERTAIANNNGANLFLSIHANATFRRDIDGFETYYLNLNSTDRDARKYAEMENKALGIKGDENDKALLEAILWDLAQTAYLQESSVLASMVQKSLVSNLKGKDRGVRKAPLAVLMGARMPASLVEIGYISNPEQEVRLNRDSHQEQIARALYRAVESYHRGLLRGEIKRTGK